One window from the genome of Rhea pennata isolate bPtePen1 chromosome 16, bPtePen1.pri, whole genome shotgun sequence encodes:
- the NFS1 gene encoding cysteine desulfurase has protein sequence MDVQATTPLDPRVLDSMLPYLMTYYGNPHSRTHAYGWESEAAMEKARRQVADLIGADHREIIFTSGATESNNMAIKGVARFYKSRKKHIITTQTEHKCVLDSCRSLETEGFQVTYLPVKRNGLVDLKDLEDALQPDTSLVSVMTVNNEIGVKQPIRDIGEICRAHKVFFHTDAAQAIGKIPMDVNDMKIDLMSISGHKIYGPKGVGAIYVRRRPRVRLEPLQSGGGQERGLRSGTVPTPLAVGLGAACEVAQQEMEYDHKRISLLAERLVTKIMNEVPDVVMNGDREHRYPGCINLSFAYVEGESLLMALKDVALSSGSACTSASLEPSYVLRAIGTDEDLAHSSIRFGIGRFTTEEEVDYTVQKCIQHVKRLREMSPLWEMVQDGIDLKSIKWTQH, from the exons ATGGACGTGCAGGCCACCACGCCGCTG GATCCTCGAGTTCTGGACAGCATGCTGCCCTATCTAATGACCTACTACGGCAACCCGCATTCCAGGACTCACGCCTATGGGTGGGAGAGCGAGGCGGCCATGGAGAAAGCAAGACGG CAAGTTGCAGATTTAATAGGAGCTGATcacagagaaattatttttaccaGTGGCGCTACAGAATCAAATAACATGGCAATTAAG GGTGTTGCAAGATTCTATAAATCCAGAAAGAAGCACATCATTACTACCCAAACAGAGCACAAGTGTGTGTTGGATTCTTGCCGTTCCCTGGAGACGGAAGGTTTTCAGGTCACATACCTGCCTGTTAAAAGAAATGGGCTTGTAGATTTGAAG GACTTGGAGGATGCACTCCAGCCAGATACAAGTTTGGTTTCTGTAATGACTGTGAATAATGAAATAGGAGTAAAGCAGCCAATTCGTGATATTG gTGAGATCTGCCGTGCTCATAAGGTATTCTTTCACACAGATGCTGCACAAGCAATTGGTAAAATTCCTATGGATGTCAATGATATGAAAATTGATCTAATGAGCATCAGCGGCCATAAAATTTATGGTCCGAAAG GGGTTGGCGCTATCTATGTTCGCCGTCGACCACGTGTGAGGCTGGAGCCCTTACAAAGTGGGGGAGGTCAGGAGAGAGGACTGCGATCTGGGACTGTGCCTACTCCTTTAGCGGTGGGCCTTGGGGCTGCATGTGAAGTGGCACAGCAAGAGATGGAG TATGACCATAAGCGCATCTCACTACTGGCAGAACGACTGGTTACGAAAATAATGAATGAAGTTCCTGATGTAGTTATGAATGGAGATAGAGAGCATCGCTATCCAG GGTGCATCAATTTATCTTTTGCATATGTGGAAGGAGAAAGTCTTCTGATGGCTCTGAAAGATGTGGCTCTATCTTCAGGAAG TGCTTGTACATCTGCCTCTCTGGAGCCTTCCTATGTTTTACGTGCAATTGGGACAGATGAAGACTTGGCTCACTCATCCATAAG gtTTGGTATTGGTCGTTTCACTACAGAAGAAGAAGTCGATTATACAGTGCAGAAGTGCATACAGCATGTTaagaggctgagagaaatgAG TCCACTGTGGGAAATGGTGCAGGATGGAATAGACCTCAAAAGCATTAAATGGACTCAGCACTGA
- the RBM12 gene encoding RNA-binding protein 12 — translation MAVVIRLQGLPIVAGTMDIRHFFSGLTIPDGGVHIVGGELGEAFIVFATDEDARLGMMRTGGTIKGSKVTLLLSSKTEMQNMIELSRRRFETANLDMPPANASRSGPPPSSGMSGRVNLPTTVPNFNNPSPSVVTASTTVHESNKNISTFSTASMGTAPPNLGSTFGSPTFSSTIPSTASPMNTVPPPPIPPIPAMPSLPPMPSIPPIPVPPPVPTLPPVPPVPPIPPVPPVPPMTPIPPMSGMPPLNPPPVAPLPTGMNGSGAAVNINSGLNPLFMGPMNPVNPIQMNSQSSVKPLPINPDDLYVSVHGMPFSATESDVKDFFLGLRVDAVHMLKDHVGRNNGNGLVKFFSPQDTFEALKRNRMLMIQRYVEVSPATERQWVAAGGHITFKQTMGPSGQSHPPPQPHSRSKSPSGQKRSRSRSPHEQGFCVYLKGLPFESENKHVIDFFKKLDIVEDSIYIAYGPNGKAIGEGFVEFRNEADYKAALCHHKQYIGNRFIQVHPITKKAMLEKIDMIRKRLQNFNYDQREIMLNAEGEPGSPKLCAHISNIPYNITKIEILQFLEGLAVEENSVQILVDSNGQGLGQALVQFKAEDDARKAERLHRKKLNGRDVVLRLITVEEMREIERNPPSQGKKLLKMPMQGNAAVPGAPSAGGDEHAFLGGSSKDANNGPPFNFPGNFSASNTFGPPLPPPGIGGFGDSRPGIPSVASSGLPGAAIEVPGFAGGPGNLSGPSGFGGGPQNFGNGPGNLSGPPSFAGGPPGIASGLGHLSGPPGFGPGPGNIHISGPPGFGTGSGKPGPTVIKVQNMPFTVSVDEILDFFYGYQVIPGSVCLKYNEKGMPTGEAMVAFESRDEAMAAVVDLNDRPIGSRKVKLVLG, via the coding sequence ATGGCTGTGGTCATCCGCTTGCAAGGTCTCCCGATTGTGGCGGGGACCATGGACATTCGCCACTTCTTCTCTGGATTGACCATTCCTGATGGGGGCGTGCATATTGTAGGGGGTGAACTGGGTGAGGCTTTCATCGTTTTTGCCACTGATGAAGATGCGAGGCTTGGTATGATGCGCACAGGTGGTACAATTAAAGGGTCAAAAGTGACACTATTGCTGAGcagtaaaactgaaatgcaaaacatgATAGAACTCAGTCGTAGGCGTTTTGAAACTGCCAATCTAGATATGCCACCAGCAAATGCTAGCAGGTCGGGACCACCACCTAGTTCTGGAATGAGTGGAAGGGTAAACTTACCTACTACTGTACCTAACTTTAATAATCCTTCTCCTAGTGTAGTAACTGCTTCTACTACTGTGCatgaaagcaataaaaacataTCCACATTTTCTACTGCCAGTATGGGGACTGCACCTCCAAATCTTGGGAGTACCTTTGGTAGCCCAACATTTAGCTCAACTATACCTAGTACAGCATCCCCAATGAACACAGTACCTCCTCCACCAATCCCTCCTATCCCAGCCATGCCATCTTTGCCACCAATGCCTTCTATTCCCCCAATACCTGTTCCGCCTCCTGTACCCACACTGCCTCCTGTTCCTCCAGTTCCCCCAATACCCCCTGTGCCTCCGGTGCCCCCAATGACACCTATACCTCCCATGTCAGGAATGCCTCCTTTGAATCCTCCGCCAGTAGCACCTTTGCCCACTGGAATGAATGGGTCTGGAGCAGCAGTGAATATAAACAGCGGCTTGAATCCATTGTTTATGGGTCCCATGAATCCTGTAAATCCTATCCAGATGAATTCTCAAAGTAGTGTCAAACCACTTCCTATCAATCCTGATGACTTGTATGTCAGCGTTCATGGAATGCCCTTTTCTGCAACAGAATCCGATGTGAAAGACTTTTTCCTTGGGCTCCGTGTGGATGCAGTCCATATGCTGAAGGATCATGTAGGTCGAAATAATGGAAATGGACTAGTTaagtttttttctcctcaagaTACCTTTGAAGCGCTGAAGCGAAACAGAATGCTGATGATTCAGCGCTATGTTGAAGTTAGTCCTGCAACAGAGAGACAGTGGGTGGCTGCTGGAGGCCATATAACTTTCAAGCAAACCATGGGTCCCTCTGGGCAATCACACCCTCCTCCACAGCCTCATTCTAGGTCCAAATCTCCTAGTGGACAGAAAAGGTCACGGTCAAGATCTCCCCATGAGCAGGGTTTCTGTGTCTATTTAAAAGGTCTTCCTTTTGAATCAGAGAACAAACatgtaatagatttttttaaaaagctggatATAGTTGAAGACAGCATCTACATAGCTTATGGACCTAATGGGAAGGCAATTGGAGAGGGTTTTGTTGAGTTCAGGAATGAAGCTGATTACAAAGCAGCTTTGTGTCATCATAAGCAGTATATAGGGAATCGTTTTATTCAAGTTCATCCTATTACCAAAAAGGCAATGTTAGAGAAGATAGACATGATTCGTAAAAGATTGCAGAACTTCAACTATGACCAGAGAGAAATCATGTTGAATGCTGAGGGAGAACCAGGCTCACCTAAATTATGTGCGCATATATCTAATATTCCATACaatataacaaaaatagaaaTCCTTCAGTTTCTGGAGGGACTGGCAGTAGAAGAAAACTCTGTGCAAATTCTTGTTGATAGCAATGGGCAAGGTTTAGGACAAGCACTGGTTCAGTTTAAAGCTGAAGATGATGCTCGTAAGGCAGAGCGTTTGCACCGTAAAAAACTGAATGGAAGAGATGTTGTTTTACGTTTGATTACTGtagaagaaatgagagaaattgAGAGAAACCCACCATCTCAAGGGAAAAAGCTACTGAAAATGCCAATGCAAGGGAACGCAGCTGTGCCGGGGGCACCAAGCGCTGGTGGGGATGAACATGCCTTCTTGGGGGGAAGTTCAAAAGATGCAAACAATGGTCCTCCGTTTAATTTTCCTGGTAACTTTAGTGCCTCTAACACATTTGGTCCCCCTCTACCGCCACCTGGAATAGGTGGCTTTGGTGATTCTAGACCAGGAATACCTTCAGTTGCAAGTAGCGGTTTACCTGGTGCAGCTATTGAGGTCCCAGGTTTTGCAGGTGGTCCTGGTAATTTGAGTGGACCGTCAGGTTTTGGAGGGGGCCCTCAGAATTTTGGTAATGGTCCTGGTAATTTAAGTGGACCCCCCAGTTTTGCTGGTGGCCCTCCAGGAATTGCAAGTGGTCTTGGACACTTAAGTGGACCTCCAGGGTTTGGACCTGGACCAGGAAATATACATATTAGTGGACCCCCAGGTTTTGGAACAGGATCTGGGAAGCCAGGACCAACGGTAATTAAAGTGCAAAATATGCCCTTTACTGTTTCGGTGGATGaaattttggatttcttttatGGTTACCAAGTGATCCCTGGTTCAGTGTGcttaaaatacaatgaaaaaggCATGCCCACAGGAGAAGCAATGGTTGCATTTGAGTCTCGTGATGAAGCAATGGCAGCTGTTGTTGATTTAAATGATAGGCCTATAGGCtcaagaaaagtaaaacttgTTTTAGGGTAG
- the ROMO1 gene encoding reactive oxygen species modulator 1, which translates to MPVTVGPYGQSQPNCFDRIKMGFMMGFAVGMAAGALFGTFSCLRIGMRGRELMGGVGKTMMQSGGTFGTFMAIGMGIRC; encoded by the exons atgCCAGTGACTGTGGGCCCATACGGGCAGTCGCAGCCCAACTGCTTTGACAGAATAAAAATGGGTTTCATGATGGGCTTTGCAGTAGGCATGGCAGCAGGAGCGCTCTTTGGCACGTTTTCTTGCCTCAG gaTTGGCATGAGAGGACGAGAACTGATGGGTGGAGTTGGCAAAACCATGATGCAAAGCGGTGGGACGTTTGGGACGTTCATGGCTATCGGTATGGGAATCCGCTGCTGA